In the Sarcophilus harrisii chromosome 3, mSarHar1.11, whole genome shotgun sequence genome, one interval contains:
- the KCNRG gene encoding potassium channel regulatory protein, with amino-acid sequence MSGQELVTLNVGGKTFTTRLSTIRQFPMSRLARILDGRDQEFKLVNGQIFVDRDGLLFSYILDFLRTRLLSLPTDFSDYPRLRREANFYELDPLVELLDQELLKPKPEILEVRFTCQDTRAFFRVFGSCSSTVEMLTGRITVFIEQSSTQSWSSSSFPAQTTLLPFPPQRPSYHDLVFQCGSDNSTGNQAEARYVSIKPDNRKLANGTNVLGLLLDTLLKEGFHLVSTRTVSSEDNVECYSFERMNRPEEFTTSERVTPELTAAAQLLPIQPQKKK; translated from the exons ATGAGTGGTCAGGAACTGGTCACTTTGAATGTAGGAGGAAAGACATTCACAACACGGCTTTCTACCATACGACAGTTCCCTATGTCTCGGCTGGCACGAATATTAGATGGTCGGGACCAAGAATTCAAGTTGGTAAATGGCCAAATTTTTGTGGACAGAGATGGTTTGCTGTTCAGTTATATCCTGGATTTCCTGAGAACTCGACTGCTTTCCTTACCCACTGACTTTTCAGATTACCCAAGACTTCGAAGGGAGGCTAATTTCTATGAACTTGATCCTCTGGTTGAGCTTCTTGACCAAGAACTGCTAAAGCCTAAGCCAGAAATTTTAGAGGTACGTTTTACATGTCAGGACACTCGAGCCTTTTTCCGGGTCTTTGGCTCCTGTAGCAGCACAGTTGAGATGTTAACTGGAAGGATTACAGTGTTTATAGAACAGTCCTCTACCCAGAGCTGGAGCAGTAGCTCTTTCCCTGCTCAGACGACTTTACTTCCATTCCCACCACAAAGACCTTCATACCACGATCTGGTTTTCCAGTGTGGCTCTGATAATTCTACTGGTAACCAGGCCGAAGCCAG GTATGTTTCTATAAAGCCTGATAACCGAAAACTGGCCAATGGAACTAATGTACTAGGACTACTTCTGGATACTTTGCTAAAAGAGGGCTTCCACCTGGTGAGCACTAGGACTGTGTCCTCTGAAGATAATGTTGAATGCTACAGCTTTGAAAGGATGAATAGGCCTGAAGAGTTTACCACAAGTGAAAGAGTGACACCAGAGCTCACTGCTGCAGCCCAGCTGTTGCCAATACagcctcagaaaaagaaatga
- the TRIM13 gene encoding E3 ubiquitin-protein ligase TRIM13 isoform X2 has translation MMELLEEDLTCPICCSLFDDPRVLPCSHNFCKKCLEGILEGNVRNMLWRQSPFKCPTCRKETSATGVNSLQVNYSLKGIVEKYNKIKVSPKMPVCKGHVGQPLNIFCLTDMQLICGICATRGSHTKHVFCSIEDAYAQERSAFESLFQGFETWRRGDALSRLDTLESSKRKSLQLLTKDSDKVKEFFEKLQHTLEQKKNEILSDFETMKLAVMQTYDPEINKLNTILQEQRMAFNIAEAFKDVSEPVVFLQQMQEFREKIKVIKETPLPSSNLPVNPIFKNFDTSQWERIKLVDVDKMSLPQENIPFTSKIPWSFYQIFVVLCLVGLLVYFTPTMSLDGTLFDDFSVWKAHLSSFSSCYLTESAEIADQAILYWEQVVDGVFVFSERFKNYTLVLLNGMAEFVCKYKLL, from the coding sequence ATGATGGAGCTGCTGGAGGAAGACCTCACATGCCCTATTTGTTGCAGCTTGTTTGATGATCCCCGGGTTTTGCCCTGCTCTCACAATTTCTGCAAAAAATGCCTGGAAGGTATCTTGGAGGGCAATGTTCGTAATATGCTGTGGAGACAATCCCCTTTCAAGTGCCCCACTTGCCGGAAGGAAACTTCAGCTACTGGAGTCAATAGCCTGCAGGTCAATTACTCCCTGAAGGGAATCGTGGAAAAATACAACAAGATCAAAGTCTCTCCCAAAATGCCTGTTTGTAAGGGTCATGTAGGACAGCCCCTCAACATCTTCTGCTTGACAGACATGCAACTAATCTGTGGGATTTGTGCCACTCGTGGCAGCCATACCAAGCATGTCTTCTGCTCTATTGAAGATGCCTATGCTCAGGAAAGGAGTGCCTTTGAGTCATTGTTCCAAGGTTTTGAGACCTGGCGTAGGGGAGATGCTCTTTCTCGCCTGGACACCTTAGAGTCAAGCAAGAGGAAATCTCTTCAACTTTTGACTAAGGATTCAGATAAGGTGAAGGAGTTCTTTGAGAAACTGCAGCACACTTTAGAGCAGAAGAAGAATGAGATCCTGTCTGACTTTGAGACCATGAAGTTAGCAGTCATGCAGACCTATGACCCAGAGATCAATAAGCTCAATACAATCTTGCAAGAGCAACGGATGGCTTTTAACATTGCAGAAGCCTTCAAGGATGTATCAGAACCCGTTGTATTCCTACAGCAGATGCAGGAATTTAGGGAAAAAATCAAAGTCATCAAAGAGACCCCTTTACCTTCCTCTAATTTGCCTGTTAACCCTATATTTAAGAACTTTGATACTAGTCAATGGGAGAGAATAAAACTAGTAGATGTGGACAAAATGTCATTGCCTCAAGAAAATATCCCATTCACCAGCAAGATTCCTTGGAGCTTTTATCAGATATTTGTGGTGCTCTGTCTTGTTGGCCTTCTTGTTTACTTCACTCCTACAATGTCCCTGGATGGGACCTTATTTGATGATTTCTCAGTTTGGAAAGCCCATCTTTCCAGCTTCAGTTCCTGTTATCTAACAGAATCAGCAGAAATTGCAGATCAAGCAATTTTGTATTGGGAACAGGTGGTGGATGGGGTTTTTGTTTTCAGTGAAAGGTTCAAGAATTACACTTTGGTGTTGCTGAATGGTATGGCAGAATTTGTTTGCAAATATaagctattataa
- the TRIM13 gene encoding E3 ubiquitin-protein ligase TRIM13 isoform X1 produces MEVFSSWLKEVSFPKDMMELLEEDLTCPICCSLFDDPRVLPCSHNFCKKCLEGILEGNVRNMLWRQSPFKCPTCRKETSATGVNSLQVNYSLKGIVEKYNKIKVSPKMPVCKGHVGQPLNIFCLTDMQLICGICATRGSHTKHVFCSIEDAYAQERSAFESLFQGFETWRRGDALSRLDTLESSKRKSLQLLTKDSDKVKEFFEKLQHTLEQKKNEILSDFETMKLAVMQTYDPEINKLNTILQEQRMAFNIAEAFKDVSEPVVFLQQMQEFREKIKVIKETPLPSSNLPVNPIFKNFDTSQWERIKLVDVDKMSLPQENIPFTSKIPWSFYQIFVVLCLVGLLVYFTPTMSLDGTLFDDFSVWKAHLSSFSSCYLTESAEIADQAILYWEQVVDGVFVFSERFKNYTLVLLNGMAEFVCKYKLL; encoded by the exons ATGGAAGTGTTCAGTAGCTGGCTGAAGGAAGTTTCATTCCCCAAA GATATGATGGAGCTGCTGGAGGAAGACCTCACATGCCCTATTTGTTGCAGCTTGTTTGATGATCCCCGGGTTTTGCCCTGCTCTCACAATTTCTGCAAAAAATGCCTGGAAGGTATCTTGGAGGGCAATGTTCGTAATATGCTGTGGAGACAATCCCCTTTCAAGTGCCCCACTTGCCGGAAGGAAACTTCAGCTACTGGAGTCAATAGCCTGCAGGTCAATTACTCCCTGAAGGGAATCGTGGAAAAATACAACAAGATCAAAGTCTCTCCCAAAATGCCTGTTTGTAAGGGTCATGTAGGACAGCCCCTCAACATCTTCTGCTTGACAGACATGCAACTAATCTGTGGGATTTGTGCCACTCGTGGCAGCCATACCAAGCATGTCTTCTGCTCTATTGAAGATGCCTATGCTCAGGAAAGGAGTGCCTTTGAGTCATTGTTCCAAGGTTTTGAGACCTGGCGTAGGGGAGATGCTCTTTCTCGCCTGGACACCTTAGAGTCAAGCAAGAGGAAATCTCTTCAACTTTTGACTAAGGATTCAGATAAGGTGAAGGAGTTCTTTGAGAAACTGCAGCACACTTTAGAGCAGAAGAAGAATGAGATCCTGTCTGACTTTGAGACCATGAAGTTAGCAGTCATGCAGACCTATGACCCAGAGATCAATAAGCTCAATACAATCTTGCAAGAGCAACGGATGGCTTTTAACATTGCAGAAGCCTTCAAGGATGTATCAGAACCCGTTGTATTCCTACAGCAGATGCAGGAATTTAGGGAAAAAATCAAAGTCATCAAAGAGACCCCTTTACCTTCCTCTAATTTGCCTGTTAACCCTATATTTAAGAACTTTGATACTAGTCAATGGGAGAGAATAAAACTAGTAGATGTGGACAAAATGTCATTGCCTCAAGAAAATATCCCATTCACCAGCAAGATTCCTTGGAGCTTTTATCAGATATTTGTGGTGCTCTGTCTTGTTGGCCTTCTTGTTTACTTCACTCCTACAATGTCCCTGGATGGGACCTTATTTGATGATTTCTCAGTTTGGAAAGCCCATCTTTCCAGCTTCAGTTCCTGTTATCTAACAGAATCAGCAGAAATTGCAGATCAAGCAATTTTGTATTGGGAACAGGTGGTGGATGGGGTTTTTGTTTTCAGTGAAAGGTTCAAGAATTACACTTTGGTGTTGCTGAATGGTATGGCAGAATTTGTTTGCAAATATaagctattataa